A region of the Flintibacter sp. KGMB00164 genome:
TATCCCCGGAAAAATCACCTCTGCCCCCGCCAAGCATCTGTCCACCCTCTGCAATCAGATGGTCAACTTCCTGGGTATCATGCAGAACGAATGGGCGGGCGCTCAGGCCTTCTCCTCCTTCGATACCTATCTGGCCCCCTTTGTCAAGGTGGACAACCTGACCCAGAAGGAAGTCAAGCAGTGCATCCAGTGCTTTGTCTACGGCGTCAACACCCCCAGCCGCTGGGGCACCCAGGCTCCCTTCTCCAACATCACCCTGGACTGGACCGTGCCCAAGGACCTGGAGAACCTGCCCGCTATCGTAGGCGGCAAGGAGCAGGACTTCACCTACGGGGACTGCAAGAAGGAAATGGACATGGTGAACAAGGCCTTCATCGAGATCATGATCGAGGGCGACGCCAACGGCCGCGGCTTCCAGTATCCCATCCCCACCTACTCCATCACCCGGGACTTTGACTGGAGCGAGACGGAAAACAACAAGCTTCTCTTTGAGATGACCGCCAAGTACGGCACTCCCTATTTCTCAAACTACATCAACTCCGACATGGAGCCCTCCGATGTGCGTTCCATGTGCTGCCGCCTCCGTCTGGACCTGCGGGAACTGCGGAAAAAGTCCGGCGGCTTCTTTGGCTCCGGTGAGTCCACCGGCTCTGTGGGCGTGGTCACCATCAACCTGCCCCGCATCGCCTATCTGGCCAGCGACGAGGCCGACTTCTACAAGCGCCTGGACCACCTGATGGATATTGCCGCCCGTAGCCTGAAGACCAAGCGTACCGTCATCACCAAGCTGCTGGATGCAGGCCTCTATCCCTATACAAAGCGTTATCTTGGCAGCTTTGATAACCATTTCTCCACCATCGGCCTCATCGGCATGAACGAGGTGGGCCTGAATGCTAAGTGGCTGCGGGCAGACCTCACCCATGAGGAGACCCAGAAGTTTGCCAAGGATGTGCTCAACTACATGCGGGAGCGCCTGAGCGACTATCAGGAGGAGTACGGCGACCTCTACAACCTGGAGGCCACCCCTGCCGAGTCCACCACCTACCGCTTTGCCAAGCACGACAAGCAGGAGTTCCCCGACATCATCACCGCTAACGAGAACGGCACCCCCTACTACACCAACTCCTCCCACCTGCCTGTGGGCTACACCGAGGACATTTTCTCCGCCCTGGACATCCAGGACGAGCTCCAGACCCTCTACACCTCCGGTACCGTGTTCCATGCCTTCCTGGGCGAGAAGCTGCCCGACTGGAAGGCGGCGGCCAACCTGGTGCGGAAGATCGCCGAGAACTACAAGCTGCCCTACTACACTATGTCCCCCACTTACTCCGTCTGTGCCGACCACGGCTACCTCACCGGCGAGCAGCATGTCTGCCCCATCTGCGGCAAGGAGGCCGAGGTGTACAGCCGCATCACCGGTTACTACCGCCCGGTGAAGAACTGGAACGACGGCAAGACCCAGGAGTTCAAGGATCGGAAGGTGTACGACATCAGCCATTCCCACCTGCGCCGTGCCGGCCGCGCCGGCTCTCAGGTCACGGTGGACAGCACTCCGGCTCAGAAGGCGGACAGCGATGAGCTGCTGCTCTTCACCACCCGCACCTGCCCCAACTGCCGCCAGGCCATCAGCCTGCTGGACAAGGCGGGGATTTCCTACCGGAAGGTAGTGGCGGAGGAGAGCCCCGACCTCACCACCCGCTACGGCGTGCGGCAGGCTCCCACCCTGGTCTATGAGGATCAGGGACAGGCGGTGAAGCTCACCGGCGTGGGCGCCATCAAGAAGTTCGCCGATCAGAACCGCGCTGCCGTCTAACCTACTTTTCTTGAAAGAAAAGTAGGCAAAAGAACTTTGTGCGAAACTGCGTTTCGCCTCTGCGTCCGTAAGAAACATATTTTGTAGGAGCGACATTTCCGTCGCTCCTACTTTTTTTATGGGTAAGGAGGTTCAGCCCGCCCGATACCTGCCGCACCAAACAGGTAGACAGGCACCAGGTGGTGCAGAATAGAAACTACTGCTTACAAATTTGGATGGCAAAAGGGCCTAAGGCCCGGGAGTAGAAGAACGCATGGTCATAGCTTAGAACCGCCGGAACTTAAGCACCGGCCAAAGGGACACGCCCCCGTAAAACGGGGTCGGGGGCAAGCCGCCTGTGAGCACCCGCTCCGCGAAGGTGCTCACCGAAGGCGGCCCCGGCGGTTCTTTGGTTACTTTCTGTCCGCACAGAAAGTAACGCCTCCGTCTTCTACAAAGAAAAATCAGAAAACTTATCCACATTCTGAATTTAAAATGTGGATAAAAAATACTCCGTTCCCACAAGGGGAACGGAGTATTTTGATAGGTCAGATTATTCCTCTGCCATGGCCTTCGCGGCCTCAATGGCCTTGGCCTGAGCCATGGGCGGGCAGTCCTCGTAACGGACAAAGTGGAAGGTGAAGGAACCGCGGGACTGGGTCATAGCCCGCAGATCGATGGCGTAAGAGGTCATCTCCGCCATGGGCACCTCGGCCTCGATCACCTGCTCACCATTGTCGGTGGGAGTCATGCCCATCACGCGGCCGCGGCGCTTGTTCAGATCGCCGATCACGTCGCCCATGTAGCTGTCGGGCACGGTGACCTTCAGCTCACCCACGGGCTCCAGCAGCACGGGGTTGGCCTCGGGCATAGCGGCCTTGTAGGCCAGCTGAGCGGCGGTCTTAAAGGCAATTTCGGAGGAGTCTACGGGGTGGTAGCTTCCATCGTACAGAACGGCCTTCAGGTTGACCACAGGGTAACCGGCCAGAGGACCATGGACGCAGGCCTCGCGCAGACCCTTTTCCACAGCGGGGAAGAAGTTCTTGGGCACGGAGCCGCCGAACACTTCCTCGGCAAAGACCATCTCTTCCTGGTCGAAGTTGGGCTCGAAGCGGATCCACACGTCACCGAACTGGCCGCTGCCGCCGGTCTGCTTCTTATGACGGCCCTGCTTGGAGACGGTCTTGCGGATCTTCTCACGGTAGGGCACGCGGGGAGTCTTCAGCTCGGTCTCCACGTTGAAGCGGCTCTTCAGCTTGGACACCAGCACATCCACCTGGATGTCGCCGGCGGCGTAGAGCACCATCTGGTGGGTCTCGGCGTTGTTGACTACGGTGAAGGAGGGATCCTCCTCGTTGAGGCGGTTCAGGCCCTGAGCAACCTTATCCTCCTGGCCGCGGGTCTTGGGGGAGATGGCCACGGAGTAGTTGGGCTCAGCGAAGGGGATGGCGGCCAGGGAGATGACCTTACGGGCATCGCACAGGGTGTCGCCGGTCTTGACCTTCTCCATCTTGCCGATGGCGCCGATGTCGCCGCAGGAGAGCTCCTTGACCTCTTCAGCCTTCTTGCCACGCATGATGTACAGGCGGCCCAGCTTCTCGTTGTTGCCGGTGCGGGAGTCCACCAGGGTCAGGTCGGAGGTGATGTTGCCGGAGAGAACCTTGATGAAGGAGTACTTGCCGTACTGGTCGGAGACGGTCTTGAACACGAAGGCGCAGGGCACGCCGCCGGGAGCGACTGCGAACTCCTCCTTGGTGCCGTCGGGAGCAACGCCCTTACGCATGTTGCCCTCGGCGGGGTTGGGCATCAGTTCCACGATGTTGTCCATCAGCATCAGGGAGCCCATGGTGTTCACAGCAGAGCCGCACAGCACGGGGAACAGGGACAGCTCGCGCACGCCCTGGCGCAGGCCCTGAATCATCTCGACATAGGTGAAGTCCTCGCCGGAGAAGAACTTATCCATGAACTCCTCGCTGGTCTCGGCCACGGACTCCTTCAGAGCGTCGTTGAACTCGGTGATGACGTCTTCCTTGCCTTCGGGGATGTCGATCTCAACGCGCTTGCCGTTCTGCATCTCATAGGCGCGCTTGTTGAGCACGTCGATGATGCCAGTGACCTTCTTATTCTCGTCCCAGATGGGCACGACCACGGGAGCGATCTTGTTGCCGAAGCGCTCACGCAGGGCATCGAAGGTGGCGTTGTAGTCGGAGTTTTCCTCGTCGGTCTTGGAGATATAGATAAAACGGGGCATATCCCGCTCTTCGCAGTATTTCCAGGCCTTCTCCAGGCCCACGGAGATGCCGTCTTTGGCGGAGCAGACGATAATGGCGGCGTCGGCCACGGTGAGGGCCTGCATCACTTCGCCGGAGAAGTCAAATCCGCCCGGAGTATCCAGCACATTGATCTTACATCCCTTGTACTCCAGAGGAGCCACAGAGGTGGTGAT
Encoded here:
- a CDS encoding ribonucleoside triphosphate reductase; translated protein: MYQVTKRDGTAATFEIGKISAAITKAFQALDKQFHPSVIDLLALRVTADFEPKVRDGRIAVEDIQDSVEAVLSEAGYSDVAKAYILYRKQREKIRNVNSALLNYKDLVDDYLQINDWRVKENSTVTYSVGGLILSNSGAITANYWLSEIYDQEIANAHRNAEIHLHDLSMLTGYCAGWSLKQLIQEGLGGIPGKITSAPAKHLSTLCNQMVNFLGIMQNEWAGAQAFSSFDTYLAPFVKVDNLTQKEVKQCIQCFVYGVNTPSRWGTQAPFSNITLDWTVPKDLENLPAIVGGKEQDFTYGDCKKEMDMVNKAFIEIMIEGDANGRGFQYPIPTYSITRDFDWSETENNKLLFEMTAKYGTPYFSNYINSDMEPSDVRSMCCRLRLDLRELRKKSGGFFGSGESTGSVGVVTINLPRIAYLASDEADFYKRLDHLMDIAARSLKTKRTVITKLLDAGLYPYTKRYLGSFDNHFSTIGLIGMNEVGLNAKWLRADLTHEETQKFAKDVLNYMRERLSDYQEEYGDLYNLEATPAESTTYRFAKHDKQEFPDIITANENGTPYYTNSSHLPVGYTEDIFSALDIQDELQTLYTSGTVFHAFLGEKLPDWKAAANLVRKIAENYKLPYYTMSPTYSVCADHGYLTGEQHVCPICGKEAEVYSRITGYYRPVKNWNDGKTQEFKDRKVYDISHSHLRRAGRAGSQVTVDSTPAQKADSDELLLFTTRTCPNCRQAISLLDKAGISYRKVVAEESPDLTTRYGVRQAPTLVYEDQGQAVKLTGVGAIKKFADQNRAAV
- a CDS encoding elongation factor G, translated to MSYSVQNIRNVCLLGHSGSGKTALIESLLYMTGAIDRMGKCADGNTVCDYDQEEIKRQISITTSVAPLEYKGCKINVLDTPGGFDFSGEVMQALTVADAAIIVCSAKDGISVGLEKAWKYCEERDMPRFIYISKTDEENSDYNATFDALRERFGNKIAPVVVPIWDENKKVTGIIDVLNKRAYEMQNGKRVEIDIPEGKEDVITEFNDALKESVAETSEEFMDKFFSGEDFTYVEMIQGLRQGVRELSLFPVLCGSAVNTMGSLMLMDNIVELMPNPAEGNMRKGVAPDGTKEEFAVAPGGVPCAFVFKTVSDQYGKYSFIKVLSGNITSDLTLVDSRTGNNEKLGRLYIMRGKKAEEVKELSCGDIGAIGKMEKVKTGDTLCDARKVISLAAIPFAEPNYSVAISPKTRGQEDKVAQGLNRLNEEDPSFTVVNNAETHQMVLYAAGDIQVDVLVSKLKSRFNVETELKTPRVPYREKIRKTVSKQGRHKKQTGGSGQFGDVWIRFEPNFDQEEMVFAEEVFGGSVPKNFFPAVEKGLREACVHGPLAGYPVVNLKAVLYDGSYHPVDSSEIAFKTAAQLAYKAAMPEANPVLLEPVGELKVTVPDSYMGDVIGDLNKRRGRVMGMTPTDNGEQVIEAEVPMAEMTSYAIDLRAMTQSRGSFTFHFVRYEDCPPMAQAKAIEAAKAMAEE